A genomic segment from Lignipirellula cremea encodes:
- a CDS encoding HEAT repeat domain-containing protein, producing MKLLQMRRSCLLLLLAGAALGLAGGSMVQADPPEEREWPQDISADFRKDLGRIEKEIARLRTIGEVEKADKMSAKFERTVAQFTGPFQVNDPESPTVHAFSVYRGTVNAKAPQVQNRAQGTVTVKVQAIGQPCVLVLAGYDPVKWTIELEEGAEVQKIFLSGYHPQELASTPEGAEVVDFSTAATRSRIGYLTSALGQARIQFEQFVRVEAGIPVSTLHVETIYRGKPFVLGPENRAWVYQYLESELADLRQAAVDHEQAVAQARMAPVRFLGVYQKPGDHQRAKMELCEFTPAGPLANTGRKLPRGTTHVAHDTRDDVWYGLVNRKLCRIEPGADKAEPVTSKGGEPQISWPTGLLFDAQRRRLLVPSYGTGAGIYEYDIDVQAWGVLMLDRTVEHITLNWDQEKQNMIGLSMPYPRRQMSICRVAPDGGLISSQTIDGKVEFNRSPLEPVQIFSVGGYAVLLLPAPRGPTNEHALPAKLFVIEVDTGKIEYEGEVAEHASVVEVDDEQLADDWRQLADDDDHELAMWRLVAGGSRTASIIAGDLSTLGEANPEKVQELIRLLDDDDYATREAAAAELEALGPAAGEQLRAAQKSPSPQVQKQVQRLMILVLLSAEKSPGTRREVRAARILFRMGTPEAVAMLKDLADDLPLHPRTIAAKTGLLELGELNKPAEENKPESPAEGDPAEKAADKNVPAEKDEPAAATTEPPVKDDSEAP from the coding sequence ATGAAACTTCTTCAAATGCGGCGTTCCTGCCTGCTGCTCCTCCTTGCCGGCGCCGCCCTGGGGCTGGCCGGTGGCAGCATGGTCCAGGCGGATCCTCCTGAAGAACGAGAGTGGCCGCAGGATATTTCCGCCGACTTCCGCAAGGATCTGGGAAGAATCGAAAAAGAGATCGCCCGCCTGCGCACAATTGGCGAGGTCGAAAAGGCCGACAAAATGTCGGCAAAATTTGAACGCACGGTCGCCCAGTTTACCGGTCCGTTTCAAGTCAACGATCCGGAATCGCCCACGGTGCATGCGTTTAGCGTGTATCGCGGCACGGTCAACGCCAAGGCTCCCCAGGTGCAGAACCGGGCCCAGGGAACCGTGACCGTCAAAGTCCAGGCGATTGGCCAGCCGTGCGTGCTGGTGCTGGCCGGTTACGATCCGGTCAAATGGACGATCGAACTGGAAGAAGGCGCCGAGGTGCAGAAGATCTTCCTCAGCGGTTATCACCCCCAGGAACTGGCGAGCACGCCCGAAGGCGCCGAGGTGGTCGACTTCTCTACGGCCGCCACTCGCAGCCGGATCGGATACTTGACTTCGGCGCTGGGGCAGGCCCGTATCCAGTTTGAGCAGTTTGTTCGAGTCGAAGCGGGCATTCCTGTTTCGACCCTGCATGTGGAAACCATTTATCGCGGCAAGCCGTTTGTGCTGGGGCCCGAGAATCGAGCCTGGGTCTACCAGTATCTGGAAAGCGAACTGGCGGATCTGCGCCAGGCGGCTGTCGACCACGAACAGGCCGTCGCCCAGGCCCGCATGGCTCCTGTGCGATTTCTGGGCGTTTATCAGAAGCCGGGCGATCACCAGCGGGCCAAGATGGAGCTGTGCGAATTCACGCCGGCCGGACCGCTGGCGAACACGGGCCGCAAGCTACCCCGCGGAACCACGCATGTCGCGCACGATACGCGCGACGATGTCTGGTATGGGCTCGTCAATCGGAAACTCTGCCGGATCGAACCGGGCGCCGACAAAGCCGAGCCCGTTACCTCCAAAGGCGGCGAGCCTCAGATCAGCTGGCCGACTGGGCTCCTGTTCGACGCCCAAAGGCGCCGGCTGCTGGTCCCCAGCTATGGCACGGGCGCCGGAATCTACGAATACGATATCGATGTCCAGGCCTGGGGCGTGCTGATGCTCGATCGCACGGTCGAACACATTACGCTGAACTGGGACCAGGAAAAGCAGAACATGATCGGCCTGTCGATGCCGTATCCGCGACGGCAGATGTCGATCTGTCGCGTGGCTCCCGACGGCGGTTTGATTTCCAGCCAGACGATCGACGGGAAAGTGGAGTTCAACCGTTCTCCGCTGGAGCCGGTGCAGATTTTCAGCGTCGGCGGGTACGCCGTGCTTCTGCTTCCCGCCCCCCGTGGCCCCACGAACGAGCATGCGTTGCCCGCGAAACTGTTCGTGATTGAGGTGGACACCGGCAAGATCGAATATGAAGGGGAAGTGGCCGAACATGCGTCCGTTGTCGAAGTCGATGACGAGCAGCTGGCCGACGATTGGCGCCAGCTGGCTGACGACGACGACCACGAACTGGCCATGTGGCGCCTGGTGGCTGGCGGTTCACGCACCGCCAGCATCATTGCCGGCGATCTGTCCACGCTGGGAGAGGCCAATCCCGAGAAAGTGCAGGAACTGATTCGGCTGCTCGATGACGACGACTACGCCACCCGCGAGGCCGCCGCGGCAGAGCTCGAAGCGCTCGGCCCGGCCGCAGGCGAGCAGTTGCGGGCCGCCCAAAAGAGTCCCTCCCCGCAGGTGCAGAAGCAGGTCCAGCGGCTCATGATTCTGGTGCTGTTAAGTGCGGAGAAAAGCCCCGGCACCCGCCGCGAAGTACGGGCCGCCCGGATCCTGTTCCGCATGGGCACGCCCGAGGCCGTCGCCATGTTGAAAGACCTGGCCGACGACTTGCCGCTGCATCCGCGCACCATCGCCGCCAAAACGGGGCTGCTCGAACTGGGCGAGCTGAACAAGCCGGCTGAAGAAAACAAGCCAGAAAGCCCCGCCGAAGGCGATCCCGCTGAAAAGGCCGCAGACAAGAACGTTCCGGCCGAGAAGGACGAACCAGCGGCTGCGACGACCGAACCGCCCGTCAAAGACGATAGCGAAGCACCGTAG
- a CDS encoding 3'-5' exonuclease, protein MEKHDSLWITAPYYLIIDLEATCSDNGPVPRQEMEIIEIGAVLLDSRTFNEAAEFQTFVKPVRHPRLTSFCTALTSIRQDQVEEAPGFVEALAALEAWRAPYGDSLFCSWGFYDRGQFEQDCEYHQVAYPFGDEHLNLKEAFSEMTNQKRRFGIGGALRNLGLYFEGTPHRGIDDVRNIVRIIRQVCQGG, encoded by the coding sequence ATGGAAAAGCATGACTCGCTGTGGATTACGGCGCCGTACTATTTGATTATCGATCTCGAAGCAACCTGCTCCGATAATGGCCCCGTGCCCCGGCAGGAGATGGAGATTATCGAGATTGGCGCCGTGCTGCTGGATTCCCGCACGTTCAATGAGGCGGCCGAGTTTCAAACGTTCGTCAAGCCGGTGCGGCACCCGCGGCTGACGTCGTTCTGCACGGCGTTGACCTCCATTCGCCAGGACCAGGTCGAAGAGGCTCCCGGTTTTGTGGAAGCGCTGGCCGCCCTGGAGGCCTGGCGGGCGCCGTATGGCGACTCGTTATTCTGTTCCTGGGGCTTTTACGATCGTGGGCAGTTTGAGCAGGACTGCGAGTACCATCAGGTGGCCTATCCCTTTGGCGATGAGCATTTGAACCTGAAAGAGGCGTTCTCGGAGATGACCAACCAGAAACGTCGTTTCGGGATTGGCGGGGCGCTGCGCAACCTGGGGCTGTACTTTGAAGGGACGCCGCATCGCGGCATCGACGATGTGCGAAACATCGTCCGTATCATTCGCCAGGTATGCCAGGGCGGTTAA
- a CDS encoding S9 family peptidase translates to MHMLPPARRLLILALLFSPALAARAEEQPVTVDDLYRFDQPASIAAASDGKTIVFERRWADRNQRQERHSLWQASDAAAAHPLEAGEPDARSPIYSPDGKWILFTSTRPFPGGERAVTPVPPYSDPATDIWLMPAAGGVAIPLGGKHKPYGRVFTDGFYGGIVFSPEGDRLAFIADDGRDPRTPAEIANNVQIVREDQGEGYEGYGPAQVWIADLDLPAAAADRNTIASAQIHRVTNDQNWYGDPQWEPAGHALIVHANTTADRESVRYSINKNFDLWRLHDLPPRGPAGDVARPATRTQLTFGPGPEVSPRLSSDGRSLLCLSIPRRGSHFDVFNLLLLDLGPAGGAGRVLFDHHGPAADQAPHQPPSFPLPEDCWLSPTTIYTRANVGVDQIRQVIDLTGSAPALPKATPESVDPARAAAAQTRRRLAPPSNPFLQDRRLASSEIVRWKSFDGLEVEGLFTPPADPSIQPPYPLALYPHGGPHSRSSQGFHLTVQVLAANGYAVFQPNYRGSAGYGQKYINADRFDLGGGDMRDILTGIDMLVAKKRVDPKRQFIYGSSYGGFTTCWLIGQTNQFCAAVPQNAVTDLTAMWGLSDIQSWTEWEFGGRPWETPQAMREHSPLTYVANVKTPTLILHSQNDRRVPLPLGRMYYRALQSQGVESQMVIYPSEGHGIRSLPHQEDVLRRVLDWFQRHDPARQP, encoded by the coding sequence ATGCACATGCTCCCGCCAGCGCGCCGCCTGTTGATTCTGGCTCTCCTGTTTTCGCCGGCACTCGCCGCCAGGGCGGAAGAGCAACCAGTCACGGTCGACGACCTCTACCGTTTCGATCAACCCGCCAGCATCGCCGCCGCGTCCGACGGCAAGACGATCGTTTTTGAGCGGCGCTGGGCCGATCGGAACCAACGGCAAGAACGCCATTCGCTCTGGCAGGCGTCCGACGCCGCGGCCGCCCATCCGTTGGAAGCAGGCGAGCCCGACGCCCGGTCTCCGATCTATTCGCCCGACGGCAAGTGGATCCTGTTCACCTCCACCCGTCCGTTCCCCGGCGGCGAAAGGGCCGTTACTCCCGTTCCGCCGTACTCCGATCCGGCGACCGATATCTGGCTGATGCCGGCCGCCGGCGGTGTCGCCATTCCGCTCGGAGGGAAGCACAAACCGTATGGTCGCGTCTTTACCGACGGGTTTTATGGCGGCATCGTGTTCTCTCCCGAGGGCGATCGCCTGGCGTTTATCGCCGACGACGGCCGTGATCCGCGCACCCCGGCGGAGATCGCCAACAACGTGCAAATCGTCCGCGAGGACCAGGGCGAAGGGTATGAAGGCTACGGCCCCGCCCAGGTCTGGATCGCCGACCTGGACCTGCCGGCCGCCGCCGCGGACCGCAACACCATCGCGTCCGCGCAGATCCATCGCGTGACAAACGACCAGAACTGGTACGGCGATCCGCAATGGGAGCCAGCGGGACACGCGCTGATCGTACACGCCAACACGACCGCCGACCGGGAGTCGGTCCGGTACAGCATCAACAAGAACTTCGACCTGTGGCGCCTTCACGACCTGCCGCCCCGCGGCCCGGCCGGCGACGTAGCCCGTCCTGCGACACGGACGCAATTGACCTTTGGTCCAGGACCTGAAGTCTCACCCCGCCTGTCGTCCGACGGACGCAGTCTGCTCTGCCTGAGCATCCCGCGACGGGGTTCGCATTTTGATGTCTTTAATCTGCTGCTGCTTGACCTGGGTCCGGCCGGGGGAGCGGGACGGGTGCTGTTCGATCACCATGGACCGGCGGCCGACCAGGCGCCGCATCAGCCGCCCAGTTTCCCGTTGCCGGAAGATTGCTGGCTGTCGCCGACGACGATCTACACGCGGGCCAACGTCGGCGTTGACCAGATCCGGCAAGTCATCGACCTGACCGGCTCCGCCCCGGCTTTACCAAAGGCGACGCCCGAATCGGTCGATCCGGCCCGGGCCGCCGCCGCCCAGACCCGGCGCCGTCTGGCTCCGCCGAGCAACCCGTTCCTGCAGGACCGCCGCCTGGCCTCCAGCGAGATCGTCCGCTGGAAGAGCTTCGACGGGCTGGAGGTCGAAGGGCTCTTCACGCCGCCGGCCGATCCGTCGATCCAGCCGCCCTATCCGCTGGCGCTGTATCCGCACGGTGGGCCGCACAGCCGCTCGTCGCAAGGCTTCCATTTGACGGTGCAGGTGCTGGCCGCAAATGGTTACGCCGTGTTCCAGCCCAACTATCGCGGCTCGGCAGGCTACGGGCAGAAGTACATCAACGCCGATCGCTTTGACCTGGGCGGCGGCGACATGCGCGACATACTGACCGGCATCGACATGCTGGTCGCCAAAAAACGCGTCGATCCCAAGCGTCAGTTTATCTACGGTTCCAGCTACGGCGGCTTCACCACCTGCTGGCTGATCGGCCAGACCAACCAGTTCTGCGCCGCCGTGCCGCAAAACGCGGTGACCGACCTGACGGCCATGTGGGGGCTGAGCGATATCCAGAGCTGGACCGAATGGGAATTCGGCGGACGTCCCTGGGAAACGCCGCAAGCGATGCGCGAGCATAGCCCGCTCACGTACGTCGCCAATGTGAAAACGCCGACCCTGATTCTGCACTCCCAGAACGACCGCCGCGTGCCGCTGCCGCTGGGCCGCATGTACTATCGCGCTTTGCAATCGCAAGGCGTGGAAAGCCAGATGGTGATCTACCCCAGCGAAGGTCACGGCATCCGCAGCCTGCCCCATCAGGAAGACGTGCTCCGCCGGGTGCTGGACTGGTTCCAGCGGCACGACCCGGCCCGACAGCCGTAA
- a CDS encoding transporter has translation MHRPWILFVAVGLFASSASLVGAQEFSLRPSLELPTVEEFFAGEEAGEEAEEEPDEIETDRDSFTPAVTTAGAGRIIVEAAHSFVDNRSVAETHSFPELLVRVGANDWLEFRVGWNYEVGGAGSPVSGNVPSDFDDEGRIEREHRLLYGLKATVSQQEGWRPASSFIIQGFTPTGGEATNTELSATYVFGWTLPNNWVWDTSIRYGTGSQEDDHFNVWAPSTVLKIPVGEHWKLHAEYFGVMSDNRADETVQNFFSPGAHYLITPNLEIGVRVGWGLNREAASFFSNAGLGYRY, from the coding sequence ATGCACCGTCCCTGGATCCTGTTCGTCGCCGTCGGACTTTTCGCAAGCTCCGCGTCGCTGGTCGGCGCGCAGGAATTCTCGCTGCGTCCCTCGCTGGAACTCCCCACGGTGGAAGAATTCTTTGCCGGAGAAGAAGCGGGGGAAGAAGCCGAGGAAGAGCCGGACGAAATCGAGACCGACCGCGATTCGTTTACGCCTGCCGTCACCACCGCCGGAGCGGGCCGGATCATTGTCGAGGCCGCCCACTCGTTCGTCGATAACCGGTCGGTTGCGGAAACGCACAGCTTTCCTGAACTGCTCGTACGGGTCGGCGCCAACGACTGGCTGGAGTTCCGCGTAGGCTGGAACTACGAAGTCGGCGGGGCCGGGAGTCCCGTTTCCGGCAACGTGCCCAGCGACTTCGATGACGAGGGGCGGATCGAGCGGGAACACCGCCTGCTGTACGGACTCAAGGCAACCGTCAGCCAGCAGGAGGGCTGGCGTCCCGCCAGCTCGTTCATCATTCAGGGCTTTACTCCCACCGGCGGCGAAGCCACCAATACAGAGCTTAGCGCCACGTACGTGTTTGGCTGGACGCTCCCCAACAACTGGGTCTGGGATACCTCGATCCGCTATGGAACCGGCAGCCAGGAAGACGATCATTTCAATGTCTGGGCGCCTTCCACCGTGCTCAAAATCCCCGTGGGCGAACACTGGAAACTGCATGCCGAATACTTCGGCGTGATGAGCGACAACCGCGCCGATGAAACGGTGCAGAACTTCTTCAGCCCTGGCGCCCATTATCTGATTACGCCCAACCTGGAAATCGGCGTCCGCGTCGGCTGGGGCCTCAACCGGGAAGCTGCCAGCTTCTTCTCGAACGCGGGTCTCGGCTATCGCTACTAA
- a CDS encoding PVC-type heme-binding CxxCH protein: protein MNHWSRWLTPLAMLGALLAPRFAAADDTSPGLIADVYLLDKPITKLADAPQNTKPTRQVIEANVDIGSPARLSVLAGSGEQVFVRWAGEIQIDETAKHTFILNSDDGSRLLIDGKVVVDHDGLHGATEARADARLTAGRHQVVVEYFNNTGGAMCALSWRVTPGGQQVIPAGVFFHDKAAAAAIPKPQPAPKFSLSKGLRISIVGNTLAERMQHDGWMETLLQAASPGKELTFRNLGFSADSLTVQNRVDGFGSQDEWLARTQADAIFAFFGFNESFAGEAGLEAFKSDLSQTLDRWLRQQYNGQSPPAIVLFSPIAQENLNTPNLPDGLAGNPQIKQYADAIAEVATARGVKYVDLFTPTLAAYQREAKPLTINGVHLNERGNRVVGEAIAAALGAASDLDETLLEKLRQAVVDKNFYYFNRYQTTDGYNVHGGRSHKVYAGVSNREVMMREMEILEAMATNRDQRIWALAQGQDLAVDDNDTPAFIPTPTNFPGPGKNGEHVYLSGEEALAKMKVAEGLKVELFASEEQFPELINPVQMAFDPQGRLFCCAWPSYPHWTPKDKMDDKLLILIDNDGDGKADECKTFADGLHNPTGFEFWGGGVLVAMAPDILFLKDTDGDDQADVRMRVLHGISSGDTHHAANSFTIGPGGALYFQEGTFHRSSIETPYGPVRNLDGCMWRFEPGTWKVHRHIPYGFANPHGHVYDYWGQGFMHDGTGAVPYHETLFSGHLPYPDRHGRAPELYKKRTRPCPATEILSSSHFPPESQGNLLVENVIGFQGILQYKVTPDGSSFQGKEIEPIIESTDLNFRPVDLEIGPDGALYFTDWQNPIIGHLQHHIRDPNRDKKHGRVYRITCEGRDLIQPVPVAGEPIPALLELLKSHEDRVRYRAKIELSSRDSAAVTAAVDKWAAALDKADPDYAHNLLEALWVHQYHNVVNEALLRQVLRSDDHRARAAATRVLGYWHDRVKDPLDLLLAQVTDEHPLVRLEAVRALSFIPQEEAQLIALEAANLPMDAYLEYTFNETMKTLTKLSK from the coding sequence ATGAATCACTGGAGCCGCTGGCTCACGCCGCTGGCGATGCTGGGCGCGCTCCTGGCGCCGCGGTTCGCCGCCGCCGACGACACAAGCCCGGGACTGATCGCCGACGTTTACCTGCTGGACAAGCCGATCACGAAACTCGCCGACGCCCCGCAAAACACGAAACCCACCCGGCAGGTGATCGAGGCGAATGTCGATATCGGCTCGCCCGCCCGACTGAGCGTTCTGGCCGGCAGCGGCGAGCAAGTGTTTGTCCGCTGGGCAGGCGAAATCCAGATTGACGAAACGGCAAAGCACACTTTCATCCTCAACTCCGATGACGGCTCCCGCCTGCTGATCGATGGCAAGGTCGTCGTCGATCACGATGGCCTCCATGGCGCGACCGAAGCCCGCGCCGACGCCAGGCTGACGGCAGGCCGGCATCAGGTCGTCGTCGAGTACTTCAACAACACCGGCGGCGCCATGTGCGCGCTCTCCTGGAGAGTAACGCCCGGCGGACAGCAGGTGATTCCCGCCGGCGTCTTCTTCCACGACAAAGCCGCCGCGGCCGCGATTCCCAAACCCCAGCCGGCGCCCAAATTCTCCCTGTCCAAGGGGCTCCGCATCAGCATCGTCGGCAACACCCTGGCCGAACGAATGCAGCACGACGGCTGGATGGAAACCCTGCTCCAGGCCGCCTCGCCCGGCAAGGAACTGACCTTTCGCAACCTGGGCTTCTCGGCCGATTCGCTGACCGTGCAGAACCGGGTCGACGGCTTTGGCTCGCAGGATGAATGGCTGGCCCGCACCCAGGCCGACGCCATCTTTGCGTTCTTCGGCTTCAACGAATCGTTCGCCGGAGAAGCAGGTCTCGAAGCGTTCAAGTCCGACCTGTCGCAAACGCTTGATCGCTGGCTGCGGCAGCAGTACAACGGCCAGTCGCCCCCGGCGATCGTGCTCTTCTCTCCCATCGCGCAAGAGAACCTGAACACCCCCAACCTGCCCGACGGCCTGGCTGGCAACCCACAGATCAAACAGTACGCCGACGCCATCGCCGAAGTGGCGACCGCCCGTGGGGTGAAGTACGTCGACCTGTTTACGCCGACGCTGGCCGCTTACCAGCGGGAAGCCAAACCGCTGACCATTAACGGCGTCCACCTGAACGAACGGGGCAACCGCGTCGTCGGCGAAGCGATCGCCGCCGCGCTGGGCGCCGCCTCGGATCTCGACGAGACGCTCCTGGAAAAGCTGCGTCAGGCGGTCGTCGACAAAAACTTCTACTACTTCAACCGCTACCAGACCACCGATGGCTACAACGTCCACGGCGGGCGCTCCCACAAGGTCTACGCCGGCGTCAGCAATCGCGAAGTGATGATGCGCGAGATGGAAATCCTGGAAGCGATGGCGACCAATCGCGATCAACGCATCTGGGCCCTCGCCCAGGGACAAGACCTGGCAGTCGACGATAACGACACGCCCGCCTTTATTCCCACGCCAACCAACTTCCCCGGCCCTGGCAAAAACGGCGAGCATGTTTACCTGTCCGGCGAAGAAGCGCTCGCCAAAATGAAAGTCGCCGAGGGGCTGAAGGTCGAGCTGTTCGCCTCCGAAGAGCAGTTTCCGGAGCTGATCAACCCGGTGCAGATGGCGTTCGACCCCCAGGGACGACTGTTCTGCTGCGCCTGGCCCAGCTATCCGCACTGGACGCCCAAAGACAAAATGGACGACAAGCTGCTGATCCTGATCGACAACGACGGCGACGGCAAAGCAGACGAATGCAAAACGTTCGCCGATGGGCTGCACAACCCGACCGGCTTTGAGTTCTGGGGCGGAGGCGTGCTGGTCGCCATGGCCCCCGATATTCTGTTCCTCAAAGACACCGACGGCGACGATCAAGCCGACGTCCGCATGCGGGTGCTGCACGGCATCAGTTCCGGCGACACGCATCACGCGGCCAACAGCTTTACGATCGGTCCCGGCGGCGCCCTGTACTTCCAGGAAGGCACCTTCCACCGCTCCTCAATCGAAACGCCTTACGGTCCCGTCCGCAACCTCGACGGCTGCATGTGGCGTTTTGAACCGGGCACCTGGAAGGTCCATCGCCACATTCCGTACGGCTTCGCCAATCCGCATGGGCATGTCTACGATTACTGGGGCCAGGGCTTCATGCACGACGGCACCGGCGCCGTGCCGTACCATGAAACGCTCTTCTCGGGTCATCTGCCTTATCCCGATCGCCACGGCCGGGCGCCCGAACTGTACAAGAAACGAACGCGTCCCTGTCCGGCGACCGAGATCCTCAGCAGCAGCCACTTCCCGCCGGAAAGCCAGGGGAACCTGCTGGTAGAGAACGTCATCGGCTTCCAGGGGATCCTGCAGTACAAAGTGACGCCCGACGGCTCCAGCTTCCAGGGGAAAGAGATCGAGCCGATCATTGAATCGACCGACCTCAACTTCCGCCCCGTCGATCTGGAAATCGGCCCCGACGGCGCCCTGTACTTCACCGACTGGCAGAACCCGATCATCGGCCATCTGCAGCATCACATCCGCGACCCCAACCGGGACAAAAAGCACGGCCGCGTCTATCGCATTACCTGCGAAGGCCGCGACCTGATCCAGCCCGTCCCCGTTGCCGGCGAGCCGATTCCGGCCCTGCTGGAACTGCTCAAGTCGCACGAAGATCGCGTCCGCTACCGGGCCAAAATCGAACTCAGCAGCCGCGATAGCGCCGCCGTCACAGCCGCCGTCGACAAGTGGGCCGCAGCGCTCGACAAAGCCGATCCCGACTACGCCCATAACCTGCTGGAAGCCTTGTGGGTGCACCAGTACCACAACGTGGTCAACGAAGCACTCCTCCGCCAGGTGTTGCGGTCCGACGACCACCGCGCCCGGGCCGCCGCCACCCGCGTGCTGGGCTATTGGCACGACCGGGTCAAAGATCCCCTTGATCTGTTGCTGGCCCAGGTGACCGACGAACACCCGCTGGTTCGCCTGGAAGCCGTGCGGGCCCTGAGCTTCATCCCGCAAGAAGAAGCCCAGCTGATCGCCCTGGAAGCGGCCAACCTGCCGATGGACGCCTACCTGGAATACACGTTCAACGAAACGATGAAAACGTTGACCAAACTTTCCAAGTAG
- a CDS encoding MogA/MoaB family molybdenum cofactor biosynthesis protein produces the protein MSQQEHKADAPTEIRCAAITVSDTRTEETDTGGKLLVELLTAAGHEITARKILPDEPDAMRLLLVDLSERDDVDAILMTGGTGVSSRDQTYETVSALLTKPLPGYGELFRQLSYEQVGSACLLSRAVGGLLDRTVLLTMPGSPKAVQLAMEKVILPELGHLVREARR, from the coding sequence ATGTCGCAGCAGGAACATAAAGCCGACGCCCCCACCGAGATTCGCTGCGCGGCGATCACCGTCAGCGATACGCGCACCGAAGAAACCGATACGGGCGGCAAGCTGCTGGTCGAACTGCTCACGGCGGCCGGCCATGAAATCACGGCCCGCAAGATCCTGCCCGACGAACCCGACGCCATGCGATTGCTGCTGGTGGATCTGTCCGAGCGGGACGATGTCGATGCCATCCTGATGACGGGCGGCACCGGCGTCAGCAGCCGCGACCAGACCTACGAAACCGTCTCCGCCCTGTTGACCAAACCGCTGCCCGGTTACGGCGAGCTGTTCCGCCAGCTCAGCTACGAGCAAGTCGGCTCGGCCTGCCTGCTCAGCCGCGCCGTCGGCGGCCTGCTGGACCGCACCGTCCTGCTCACCATGCCCGGCTCCCCCAAAGCCGTGCAGCTGGCGATGGAGAAAGTAATCCTGCCCGAACTGGGCCACCTCGTCCGCGAAGCCCGCCGGTAA
- a CDS encoding bifunctional riboflavin kinase/FAD synthetase, with the protein MRIIRDLHQLPADLVQGAIAIGNFDGVHQGHARIVERLKAQAQRLSGPAVVFTFDPHPVRLLRPKEAPAPLTWTERKAELLGELGVDALIAYHTDADLLALSPQAFFQRLIVEQLQAQAMVEGPNFFFGKDRAGDIGVLADLCQAADMALEIVDPYQAGGEFISSSRVRSLIQTGDVATAAQFLTRPYRIRGLVTHGAQRGGSIGFPTANIAAIDTVLPAPGVYAGFGRSGGSVWPAAVNIGPNPTFGEDALKIEAHLLGFEGALYGEVLEVDFLQRLRDIRPFESVDALKAQLTRDVAATAECCRAAS; encoded by the coding sequence GTGAGAATCATACGCGACCTGCATCAACTGCCTGCCGATCTTGTCCAGGGGGCGATCGCCATTGGAAACTTCGACGGCGTCCACCAGGGACACGCCCGCATTGTGGAGCGTCTGAAGGCGCAGGCCCAGCGGCTGTCGGGCCCGGCGGTGGTGTTTACCTTTGATCCGCATCCGGTGCGTTTGTTGCGGCCGAAAGAGGCGCCGGCTCCGCTGACCTGGACCGAACGGAAAGCCGAACTGCTGGGCGAACTGGGCGTCGATGCGCTTATTGCCTATCACACCGACGCGGACTTGCTGGCGCTTTCGCCCCAGGCGTTTTTCCAGCGGCTGATCGTGGAGCAGCTGCAGGCCCAGGCGATGGTCGAGGGTCCGAACTTCTTCTTCGGCAAAGACCGGGCAGGCGATATCGGCGTGCTGGCCGACCTGTGCCAGGCGGCGGACATGGCGCTGGAGATTGTCGACCCGTACCAGGCCGGCGGCGAGTTCATCTCCAGCAGTCGCGTCCGCTCGTTGATCCAGACGGGCGACGTCGCGACGGCGGCGCAGTTTCTGACGCGCCCCTACCGCATCCGCGGCCTGGTCACGCATGGCGCCCAGCGGGGCGGGAGCATCGGTTTTCCTACGGCCAACATCGCCGCGATTGATACGGTGCTGCCGGCGCCGGGCGTGTACGCCGGGTTCGGCCGGTCGGGCGGATCCGTCTGGCCGGCGGCCGTGAATATCGGTCCCAATCCGACCTTCGGCGAGGATGCGCTGAAGATCGAAGCCCATCTGCTCGGCTTTGAAGGCGCCCTGTATGGCGAGGTGTTAGAGGTTGACTTTCTCCAGCGGCTGCGCGACATTCGCCCCTTCGAGTCGGTCGACGCACTCAAGGCCCAGCTCACCCGCGACGTGGCCGCCACGGCGGAATGCTGCAGGGCCGCGTCTTAG